A window from Chrysemys picta bellii isolate R12L10 chromosome 2, ASM1138683v2, whole genome shotgun sequence encodes these proteins:
- the CAPG gene encoding macrophage-capping protein isoform X1, translated as MAPPRKSDFKLLWLKVLQYRLTTPPGPVTMYTAIPKSGSPFDASVNQPGLHIWRVEKMKPVPVSAESKGIFYSGDSYLVLHNGPEEQANLHIWIGQSSSRDEQGACAVLSTHLNTLLGERPVQHREVQGNESDVFMEYFPHGIKYQEGGVESAFHKTQSSQGSVPIRKLYQVKGKKNIRATERELSWASYNTGDCFILDLGDTIYTWCGETSNILERNKARDLALAIRDSERQGKARVEIVSDGEEPPEMIQVLGPKPALRQGSPEEDVTADQKNAGAAALYKVSDATGKMNLTKVSGSSPFSQGLLCTDDCFVLDNGQCGKIYVWKGRKANQQEREAALKVAEDFISRMKYSPKTQVEILPQGRESPLFRQFFASWK; from the exons ATGGCCCCTCCCAGGAAATCTGATTTTAAACTCCTGTGGCTTAAGGTTTTGCAGTACAGGCTGACGACTCCCCCG ggCCCTGTCACCATGTACACGGCGATCCCCAAAAG CGGCTCCCCCTTCGATGCCTCGGTGAACCAGCCAGGCCTGCACATCTGGCGGGTGGAGAAGATGAAGCCGGTCCCGGTGTCGGCAGAGTCCAAGGGCATCTTCTACTCGGGGGACTCCTACCTGGTCCTGCACAACGGGCCGGAGGAGCAAGCCAACCTGCACATCTGGATCG GCCAGAGCTCCTCGCGGGATGAGCAGGGGGCCTGCGCCGTGCTCTCCACCCACCTCAACACCCTGCTGGGCGAGCGGCCCGTCCAGCACCGTGAGGTGCAGGGCAACGAGTCCGACGTCTTCATGGAGTACTTCCCCCACGGCATCAAGTACCAG GAGGGCGGTGTGGAGTCCGCCTTTCACAAAACCCAGTCCAGCCAGGGCTCCGTGCCCATCCGCAAACTCTACCAAGTGAAGGGCAAGAAAAACATCCGGGCCACCGAGCGGGAGCTGAGCTGGGCCAGCTACAACACCGGGGACTGCTTCATCCTGGACCTGGGCGAC ACTATCTACACGTGGTGCGGGGAGACATCCAACATCCTGGAGCGCAACAAGGCCCGGGACCTGGCGCTGGCCATCCGGGACAGCGAGCGGCAGGGCAAGGCCCGGGTGGAGATCGTGTCCGACGGGGAGGAGCCGCCTGAGATGATCCAG GTGCTGGGTCCCAAGCCCGCTCTGAGGCAGGGCAGCCctgaggaggacgtcacggcggATCAGAAGAACGCAGGGGCAGCTGCTCTCTATAAG GTGTCGGACGCGACGGGGAAGATGAACCTAACCAAGGTGTCCGGGAGCAGCCCCTTCAGCCAGGGCCTGCTCTGCACCGACGACTGCTTCGTCCTGGACAATGGCCAGTGCGGCAAGATCTACGTGTGGAAAG GGCGCAAAGCCAACCAGCAGGAACGAGAGGCAGCCCTGAAAGTGGCTGAGGATTTCATCTCCCGTATGAAGTACTCCCCAAAGACCCAG GTGGAGATCCTGCCCCAGGGCCGTGAGAGTCCCCTCTTCAGGCAGTTCTTCGCGAGCTGGAAGTGA
- the CAPG gene encoding macrophage-capping protein isoform X2, translating into MYTAIPKSGSPFDASVNQPGLHIWRVEKMKPVPVSAESKGIFYSGDSYLVLHNGPEEQANLHIWIGQSSSRDEQGACAVLSTHLNTLLGERPVQHREVQGNESDVFMEYFPHGIKYQEGGVESAFHKTQSSQGSVPIRKLYQVKGKKNIRATERELSWASYNTGDCFILDLGDTIYTWCGETSNILERNKARDLALAIRDSERQGKARVEIVSDGEEPPEMIQVLGPKPALRQGSPEEDVTADQKNAGAAALYKVSDATGKMNLTKVSGSSPFSQGLLCTDDCFVLDNGQCGKIYVWKGRKANQQEREAALKVAEDFISRMKYSPKTQVEILPQGRESPLFRQFFASWK; encoded by the exons ATGTACACGGCGATCCCCAAAAG CGGCTCCCCCTTCGATGCCTCGGTGAACCAGCCAGGCCTGCACATCTGGCGGGTGGAGAAGATGAAGCCGGTCCCGGTGTCGGCAGAGTCCAAGGGCATCTTCTACTCGGGGGACTCCTACCTGGTCCTGCACAACGGGCCGGAGGAGCAAGCCAACCTGCACATCTGGATCG GCCAGAGCTCCTCGCGGGATGAGCAGGGGGCCTGCGCCGTGCTCTCCACCCACCTCAACACCCTGCTGGGCGAGCGGCCCGTCCAGCACCGTGAGGTGCAGGGCAACGAGTCCGACGTCTTCATGGAGTACTTCCCCCACGGCATCAAGTACCAG GAGGGCGGTGTGGAGTCCGCCTTTCACAAAACCCAGTCCAGCCAGGGCTCCGTGCCCATCCGCAAACTCTACCAAGTGAAGGGCAAGAAAAACATCCGGGCCACCGAGCGGGAGCTGAGCTGGGCCAGCTACAACACCGGGGACTGCTTCATCCTGGACCTGGGCGAC ACTATCTACACGTGGTGCGGGGAGACATCCAACATCCTGGAGCGCAACAAGGCCCGGGACCTGGCGCTGGCCATCCGGGACAGCGAGCGGCAGGGCAAGGCCCGGGTGGAGATCGTGTCCGACGGGGAGGAGCCGCCTGAGATGATCCAG GTGCTGGGTCCCAAGCCCGCTCTGAGGCAGGGCAGCCctgaggaggacgtcacggcggATCAGAAGAACGCAGGGGCAGCTGCTCTCTATAAG GTGTCGGACGCGACGGGGAAGATGAACCTAACCAAGGTGTCCGGGAGCAGCCCCTTCAGCCAGGGCCTGCTCTGCACCGACGACTGCTTCGTCCTGGACAATGGCCAGTGCGGCAAGATCTACGTGTGGAAAG GGCGCAAAGCCAACCAGCAGGAACGAGAGGCAGCCCTGAAAGTGGCTGAGGATTTCATCTCCCGTATGAAGTACTCCCCAAAGACCCAG GTGGAGATCCTGCCCCAGGGCCGTGAGAGTCCCCTCTTCAGGCAGTTCTTCGCGAGCTGGAAGTGA